A single genomic interval of Cucumis sativus cultivar 9930 chromosome 7, Cucumber_9930_V3, whole genome shotgun sequence harbors:
- the LOC101222452 gene encoding MAPK kinase substrate protein At1g80180: MAGLQRSVVSFRRQGSSGVVWDDKFIAEELRKAGKDDGESSAGPELRTARNIPPIKTNDPTRSNHAEGRGFRSKETASPAVEPPSPRVSACGLCSAFGKSNGQKQRAPLAGRRRSR; the protein is encoded by the coding sequence TCCTTCCGCCGCCAGGGATCTTCCGGTGTTGTTTGGGACGACAAGTTCATAGCCGAGGAGCTTAGAAAGGCCGGAAAAGACGACGGAGAATCCAGCGCCGGGCCGGAGCTCAGGACCGCAAGAAATATTCCCCCAATCAAAACGAATGACCCAACACGATCAAACCACGCCGAAGGACGGGGATTCCGGAGTAAAGAGACGGCGTCGCCGGCGGTGGAACCGCCGTCGCCTAGAGTTTCTGCTTGTGGGCTCTGCAGTGCTTTCGGGAAATCAAACGGGCAGAAACAGAGAGCGCCTTTGGCCGGAAGGCGCCGATCACGGTAG